The Gemmatimonadaceae bacterium genome includes a window with the following:
- a CDS encoding DegT/DnrJ/EryC1/StrS family aminotransferase, which yields MTDARPASPNVPFYDLGRLHASIRGELDQALARVLDRGTFVLGEEVERFEAEFARVTGTRHCVTVGNGLDAITLALRALGIGPGDEVIVPGWAFIATWLAGTAVGARVVPVDVDATAYTIDPGAVRAAITGRTRAILPVHLYGHPAPMAALRALATRFRLALVEDAAHAHGAAIGGRPVGSFGDAAAWSFYPGRNLGALGDGGAITTNDAQLAARVRSLRNYGSAMKYVHDELGVHSRLDALQAAVLRTKLPHLPIWNAARRSIVQRYRAAFDGTELILPVAADNITHAWHLFVVRCDARDGVRDALARCGIECLVHYPIPPHRQLAWAGTSLERLELPVTERLSETVLSLPLSPTMTASDVDRVIDGVLSVVGHYAHA from the coding sequence ATGACGGACGCGCGTCCGGCATCGCCTAACGTCCCCTTCTACGACCTGGGGCGCCTGCACGCGTCGATCCGCGGGGAGCTGGACCAGGCACTCGCGCGCGTCCTCGACCGCGGGACGTTTGTCCTGGGCGAGGAGGTGGAGCGGTTCGAGGCGGAGTTTGCCCGTGTGACCGGGACACGTCACTGCGTGACCGTCGGCAACGGGCTCGACGCCATCACGCTCGCCCTGCGCGCGCTGGGGATCGGGCCCGGCGACGAGGTGATCGTCCCCGGCTGGGCCTTCATTGCCACCTGGCTCGCCGGGACGGCGGTAGGTGCCAGGGTGGTGCCGGTCGACGTCGACGCCACGGCGTACACGATCGACCCGGGTGCCGTGCGCGCCGCCATCACTGGGCGCACGCGGGCCATCCTCCCCGTGCACCTGTACGGGCACCCGGCGCCGATGGCGGCGCTGCGGGCGCTGGCCACCCGCTTTCGCCTCGCCCTCGTCGAGGACGCGGCCCATGCACACGGTGCAGCGATCGGGGGCCGCCCCGTCGGCTCGTTCGGCGACGCCGCCGCGTGGTCGTTCTACCCGGGCAGGAACCTCGGTGCGTTAGGCGATGGCGGCGCGATCACGACGAACGATGCGCAACTCGCCGCGCGTGTGCGCTCGCTTCGCAACTACGGGAGCGCCATGAAGTACGTCCACGACGAACTGGGGGTGCACTCGCGCCTGGACGCGCTGCAGGCGGCGGTGTTGCGCACCAAGCTCCCGCACCTCCCCATCTGGAACGCGGCGCGCCGCTCCATCGTGCAGCGCTATCGCGCTGCCTTCGACGGGACGGAGCTGATCCTTCCGGTCGCCGCCGACAACATCACGCACGCCTGGCACCTCTTCGTGGTGCGGTGCGATGCGCGTGACGGCGTGCGCGATGCCCTCGCCCGCTGCGGGATCGAGTGCCTGGTCCACTACCCCATCCCCCCGCACCGGCAGCTCGCCTGGGCGGGGACATCGCTCGAGCGCCTCGAGCTCCCGGTCACCGAGCGGCTCAGCGAGACGGTGCTCAGCCTCCCCCTCTCCCCCACCATGACAGCGTCGGACGTCGACCGCGTGATCGACGGGGTGCTGTCAGTCGTTGGACACTACGCGCATGCCTGA
- the rfbB gene encoding dTDP-glucose 4,6-dehydratase has product MLVTGGAGFIGSALVRHLVLERGLPVVTVDALTHAGHIPSLGEAATSPLHAFERADVANAAQVEAVLRRHRPRAIMHLAAESHVDCSINGPAALVHNNVVGTFTLLEQATRYWNASPPERRSAFRFLHVSTDEVFGALDDTGSFSLESPCRPSSPYAASKSASVHFARAWHHTYDLPVIVTNCSNQYGPYQSQGKLVPVAVRKALALEAIPVYESGRQGRDWLHVDDHARGLVAALERGRVGRTYVFGGGAERTNQEVVSAICDAVDALAPAGAPRRSLITHVTDRPGHDSRYAIDPSHTSAELGWSARRSFEEGLRETVAWYVANERWATQVLGEGCDSRRLGPGMHPGVGVGVGVGAAA; this is encoded by the coding sequence ATTCTCGTCACCGGCGGGGCAGGCTTCATCGGATCGGCGCTCGTGCGCCATCTGGTGCTGGAGCGTGGGCTCCCGGTGGTCACGGTCGATGCGCTGACCCACGCGGGGCACATTCCTTCGTTGGGTGAGGCCGCGACCTCACCGTTGCACGCGTTCGAGCGTGCCGACGTCGCGAATGCCGCGCAGGTCGAGGCGGTGCTGCGCCGGCACCGGCCGCGCGCGATCATGCACCTGGCGGCGGAGTCGCACGTCGATTGCTCGATCAATGGCCCGGCGGCCCTCGTGCACAACAACGTGGTGGGAACCTTCACGCTGCTGGAACAGGCCACGCGCTACTGGAATGCGTCGCCGCCGGAGCGACGCAGCGCCTTCCGCTTCCTGCACGTCTCGACCGATGAGGTGTTCGGCGCGCTGGACGACACGGGGAGCTTCTCGCTCGAGTCGCCCTGCCGTCCCAGTTCGCCCTATGCCGCATCCAAGTCGGCGAGCGTTCACTTCGCGCGCGCCTGGCATCACACTTACGACCTCCCGGTCATCGTCACCAACTGTTCCAACCAGTATGGCCCCTACCAATCTCAGGGGAAGCTGGTTCCGGTGGCGGTGCGCAAGGCGTTGGCGCTCGAAGCGATTCCCGTCTATGAAAGCGGGCGCCAGGGGCGGGACTGGCTGCACGTCGACGATCACGCCCGCGGCCTGGTGGCGGCGCTCGAGCGCGGACGCGTGGGGCGCACGTACGTCTTTGGCGGGGGGGCGGAGCGGACCAACCAGGAGGTCGTGAGCGCCATCTGCGACGCGGTGGACGCGCTTGCACCTGCCGGCGCGCCCCGCCGCTCGCTCATCACGCACGTCACCGATCGACCGGGACACGACTCCCGCTACGCCATCGATCCGTCGCACACGTCGGCGGAACTTGGCTGGTCGGCGCGGCGCAGTTTCGAGGAGGGATTGCGCGAGACGGTGGCGTGGTACGTAGCCAACGAGCGCTGGGCCACGCAGGTGCTGGGCGAGGGGTGCGACAGCCGGCGCCTGGGTCCCGGAATGCATCCGGGCGTTGGAGTCGGGGTTGGCGTGGGGGCGGCCGCATGA
- a CDS encoding diguanylate cyclase, producing the protein MTIPYRSTNPEASAAIGDHLAYPPGRRHAWGARLASVIAAGIGMVVLAGWTLDVAALRAVAPAGAASVNPAAAFCFVALGLALWWFVTRESSSTEWQAARLLAAVVGVVGALRIVGALAGHSVGIDTLLFHDAMSATLDGRGNRMALAPAVNFLFLGVALLLVARRESGSEALAQVLATLVLACSQVALLAHAYRSGWFETIGHFNRMAAPTAIAFSAAAVGVLALRPQSGILAVTLSDGPGGAMARGLLPAGFIAPALFGWVAIWGLRASDRQDQPALMVMLFVVAMILVFVGLIAWNATQLHRTHVERVHAEAALRDSELRFRLLAENGSDVVSLHDPSGRVVYISPSCERVLGFAPEEVMRMSPFALAHPDDRERLRRHFDDLLRGARVAALSCRMLHKTGQHLWLEMMWRAIVDEDGRVSRLQASSRDVTERKDYERQLEETRRKLQVHQESLLEANARLAALASHDALTGLKNRRAFEERMVEELARIRRTGQPVTLLLLDIDHFKSFNDSFGHPRGDVVLRDVARLLSRAIRDTDVAARYGGEEFAIVLPNTGIDGAYEMGERLRLAIEGAPWAERSITISVGAATAEHQGANLAELLEQADRALYRSKQGGRNCVTLADAA; encoded by the coding sequence ATGACCATCCCGTACCGCTCCACCAACCCCGAGGCGTCAGCCGCCATCGGTGACCACTTGGCGTACCCGCCCGGGAGGCGGCACGCCTGGGGGGCGCGCCTCGCGTCGGTCATCGCCGCGGGAATCGGCATGGTCGTGCTGGCGGGGTGGACGCTGGATGTCGCGGCACTTCGCGCCGTTGCGCCGGCGGGCGCCGCGTCCGTGAATCCCGCCGCGGCATTCTGCTTTGTCGCGTTAGGCCTGGCGCTGTGGTGGTTCGTCACCCGTGAGTCGTCGTCTACCGAGTGGCAGGCCGCCCGCCTCCTCGCCGCCGTGGTCGGCGTCGTCGGCGCGCTGCGCATCGTTGGTGCCCTCGCCGGGCACTCGGTGGGGATCGACACGCTCCTCTTTCACGATGCCATGAGCGCCACGCTCGACGGCCGCGGGAACCGGATGGCACTCGCTCCCGCCGTCAACTTCCTCTTCCTGGGCGTGGCGCTCCTGCTCGTGGCGCGGCGTGAGTCGGGGAGCGAGGCGCTGGCGCAGGTCCTGGCCACGCTGGTGCTGGCCTGCTCGCAGGTGGCCTTGCTGGCGCACGCCTACCGCAGCGGATGGTTTGAGACGATCGGTCACTTCAACCGCATGGCGGCGCCAACGGCGATCGCCTTCTCGGCGGCCGCCGTCGGCGTCCTCGCACTGCGCCCCCAGTCGGGGATTCTCGCCGTCACCCTGAGCGACGGCCCCGGCGGTGCCATGGCGCGCGGGCTCCTCCCCGCCGGCTTCATCGCCCCCGCGCTCTTTGGCTGGGTCGCCATCTGGGGGCTGCGCGCGTCGGATCGGCAGGACCAACCGGCGCTCATGGTGATGCTCTTCGTGGTGGCGATGATCCTCGTCTTCGTTGGACTCATCGCCTGGAACGCCACGCAGCTGCATCGCACGCACGTGGAGCGCGTGCACGCCGAGGCGGCGCTGCGCGACAGCGAACTCCGCTTCCGGCTGTTGGCGGAGAACGGGAGTGACGTGGTCTCGCTGCACGATCCTTCGGGGCGCGTGGTGTACATCTCGCCCTCGTGCGAGCGCGTGCTGGGTTTTGCGCCGGAAGAGGTCATGCGCATGAGCCCCTTCGCGCTGGCCCACCCCGACGATCGTGAACGCCTGCGCCGCCACTTCGATGACCTGCTGCGTGGCGCGCGCGTGGCCGCCCTCTCGTGCCGCATGCTGCACAAGACGGGGCAGCACCTGTGGCTCGAGATGATGTGGCGCGCCATCGTGGACGAGGACGGACGCGTGTCGCGCCTGCAAGCCTCCTCGCGCGACGTCACCGAGCGCAAGGACTACGAGCGACAGCTGGAGGAGACACGGCGCAAGTTGCAGGTGCACCAGGAATCGCTCCTCGAGGCCAACGCGCGCCTGGCGGCACTGGCCTCGCATGACGCGCTCACCGGGCTCAAGAACCGCCGCGCCTTCGAGGAACGGATGGTGGAGGAACTGGCGCGCATCCGGCGCACGGGACAGCCGGTCACGCTCCTCCTCCTCGACATCGATCACTTCAAGTCGTTCAACGACTCGTTCGGGCATCCGCGCGGCGATGTCGTGCTGCGCGACGTGGCGCGCCTGCTCAGCCGCGCCATCCGCGACACCGATGTGGCGGCGCGCTATGGCGGCGAGGAGTTCGCCATCGTGCTCCCCAACACCGGGATCGACGGCGCGTACGAGATGGGTGAGCGGTTGCGCCTCGCGATCGAGGGGGCGCCGTGGGCGGAGCGGTCGATCACGATCAGCGTGGGGGCGGCGACGGCCGAGCATCAGGGGGCGAACCTGGCCGAGCTGCTGGAACAGGCCGACCGCGCCCTGTACCGCTCCAAGCAGGGCGGGCGGAACTGCGTGACGCTGGCCGACGCGGCGTAG
- a CDS encoding S9 family peptidase, giving the protein MSPRSGPRHGLVAPALLVALALLDALALLVALPVAAQPRRPLQPTDFYRIKDVGAPRISPDGAWVAYTVTTTDSAKDKSDSDVWMVSWDGTRTLRMTSSPEGEGNPRWSPDNRYLSFVSGRFESKGGQIWLLDRAGGEAVRLTDLKGGVADYQWSPDGARIAVVSHDPDPEEGKPDSARSKSPKPIVIDRYAFKRDYAGYLDRLRDHIWIVDVATKKAVQLTTGDFDDRTPRWSPDGKRIAFVSSREGKDPDRENNSDLYVIDANPGVTPPPAPLRLTSWNGDDSGPAWSPDGQSIAYLQSSEPRLSAYSQDQVAVIPAAGGAPRYLAPTLDRDVSDLAWSADGATIRFLLGDDRAVHLAAIPAAGGAVTRELAGRRVIGTFDIAPGGRTVARAGTATTASELFAVENGTLRALTHVNDSLFAQLALGSTEDIDFKNKDGLTVGALLVKPAGFQAGKKYPMILWIHGGPNGQDQHSFAFQRELYAANGYLVLAVNYRGSSGRGQEWKKAIFADWGNKEVQDLLAGVDHVVALGVADPERLALGGWSYGGILTDYTIATTPRFKAATSGAGSALQTTMYGTDQYIYQYENELGTPWKNPRLWEKLSYAFYKADRIKTPTLFMGGEKDFNVPITGGEQMYMALKSQGIDTQLVVYPGQFHGIARPSFVLDRYQRYLAWYDKYLRPVTP; this is encoded by the coding sequence ATGTCTCCTCGCTCCGGCCCGCGCCATGGCCTCGTCGCGCCCGCGCTCCTCGTCGCGCTCGCGCTCCTCGACGCGCTCGCGCTCCTCGTCGCCCTCCCCGTGGCCGCGCAGCCCAGGCGGCCGTTGCAGCCGACGGATTTCTACCGCATCAAGGACGTCGGTGCCCCGCGCATCTCCCCCGATGGCGCCTGGGTCGCGTACACCGTCACCACCACCGACTCGGCCAAGGACAAGAGCGACAGCGACGTCTGGATGGTGAGCTGGGACGGGACGCGTACCCTGCGCATGACGTCGTCGCCCGAGGGAGAAGGGAACCCGCGCTGGTCGCCCGACAATCGTTACCTGTCGTTTGTCTCCGGGCGATTCGAGAGCAAGGGCGGGCAGATCTGGCTCCTCGACCGGGCCGGTGGCGAGGCGGTGCGGCTGACCGACCTCAAGGGGGGCGTCGCCGACTACCAGTGGTCGCCCGACGGGGCGCGCATCGCCGTCGTCTCGCACGACCCGGACCCCGAGGAGGGAAAGCCCGACTCGGCCAGGAGCAAGAGCCCCAAGCCGATCGTCATCGATCGCTACGCCTTCAAGCGCGACTATGCGGGCTACCTCGATCGCCTGCGCGACCACATCTGGATCGTCGACGTGGCGACGAAGAAGGCGGTGCAGCTGACGACCGGCGACTTCGACGATCGCACCCCGCGCTGGTCGCCGGACGGCAAGCGGATCGCCTTTGTCTCGTCGAGGGAAGGGAAGGACCCGGACCGGGAGAACAACTCCGACCTCTACGTCATCGACGCCAACCCGGGGGTCACGCCACCCCCGGCGCCATTGCGCCTGACGAGCTGGAATGGCGATGACTCGGGTCCCGCCTGGAGCCCCGACGGGCAGTCGATCGCGTACCTGCAGTCGAGCGAGCCGCGCCTCTCGGCCTACTCGCAGGACCAGGTCGCCGTCATCCCGGCAGCGGGCGGCGCGCCGCGCTACCTGGCGCCCACCCTCGATCGCGACGTCAGCGACCTGGCCTGGTCGGCCGACGGTGCAACGATTCGCTTCCTCCTCGGCGACGATCGCGCTGTGCACCTGGCGGCGATCCCGGCAGCCGGCGGCGCCGTCACGCGGGAGCTTGCCGGGCGCCGGGTGATCGGCACCTTCGACATTGCACCCGGCGGGAGAACCGTCGCCCGCGCCGGGACGGCCACCACCGCCAGCGAACTCTTCGCCGTGGAGAACGGCACGCTGCGCGCCCTCACGCACGTCAACGATTCCCTCTTCGCGCAGCTCGCCCTGGGCAGCACCGAGGACATCGACTTCAAGAACAAGGATGGACTCACCGTCGGTGCGCTCCTCGTGAAGCCGGCCGGCTTCCAGGCGGGGAAGAAGTACCCGATGATCCTCTGGATCCACGGCGGCCCCAACGGGCAGGACCAGCACTCCTTTGCCTTCCAGCGCGAGCTGTACGCCGCCAACGGCTATCTCGTGCTGGCGGTGAACTACCGCGGGAGCAGCGGGCGCGGGCAGGAGTGGAAGAAGGCGATCTTTGCCGACTGGGGGAACAAGGAGGTGCAGGACCTGCTGGCGGGCGTCGACCACGTCGTCGCGTTAGGCGTTGCCGATCCCGAGCGCCTTGCACTCGGCGGGTGGAGCTATGGCGGGATCCTCACCGACTACACCATTGCCACCACCCCGCGCTTCAAGGCCGCCACCAGCGGCGCGGGGAGCGCACTCCAGACCACGATGTACGGCACCGATCAGTACATCTACCAGTACGAGAACGAGCTGGGGACGCCGTGGAAGAACCCGCGGCTCTGGGAGAAGCTCTCGTATGCCTTCTACAAGGCCGACCGCATCAAGACGCCGACGCTCTTCATGGGGGGCGAGAAGGACTTCAACGTGCCCATCACCGGCGGCGAGCAGATGTACATGGCGCTCAAGTCGCAGGGGATCGACACGCAGCTCGTCGTCTACCCGGGGCAGTTCCACGGCATTGCGCGCCCCTCGTTCGTCCTCGATCGCTACCAGCGCTACCTCGCCTGGTACGACAAGTACCTGCGACCGGTGACGCCGTGA
- a CDS encoding AMP-binding protein: protein MQLLDLFDLSFQGRRDVPALEHERPDGSVETLTFGELDARSNRMARELERRGLRQGDRLALYLANRVEFIDLFVACAKLGVIVVPINILYREREIAHIVADAEPAAVVVAGSESAALFPAPTAVWDVDVLARHAGESSGAAVRRVIDGDDAAAIVYTSGTTGRSKGAVLSHNNFLANGVNLAACWRITSEDRYLAVLPLFHVHGLGNGVITWLITGCRMRLAERFDVSRAAELFDAFRPTLFFGVPTVYVRLLELSPDVAARIGGAMRLFVCGSAPLPAATLDAFRARFGHTILERYGMSETLMNIGNPYAMERRPGSVGLPFPGVSTRIVRPDGASVGVDEVGELLVRGPNVIRHYWRRLDADAEAFTDGWFRTGDLAMRSADGYYTLCGRRSDLIISGGFNIYPREIEEVLLESAGIREAVVVGVPDERRGELPVAYVVADDDAAVAALDATCRRLLASFKVPRGYVRVAALPRTALGKVQRHLLPPWT from the coding sequence ATGCAACTCCTCGACTTGTTCGACCTCTCCTTCCAGGGGCGCCGCGACGTGCCGGCGCTGGAGCACGAGCGCCCGGATGGTTCCGTCGAGACGCTGACTTTCGGCGAACTCGACGCGCGAAGCAACCGGATGGCGCGCGAACTGGAGCGTCGCGGCCTCCGGCAGGGCGACCGGCTGGCGCTGTATCTCGCCAATCGCGTCGAGTTCATCGATCTCTTCGTGGCGTGCGCGAAGCTTGGGGTGATCGTCGTCCCGATCAACATCCTGTACCGCGAGCGCGAGATCGCGCACATCGTCGCCGATGCGGAGCCCGCAGCCGTGGTGGTCGCGGGGAGCGAGAGCGCCGCGCTGTTCCCCGCGCCGACCGCGGTATGGGACGTGGACGTGCTGGCGCGGCACGCGGGGGAGTCGTCGGGCGCCGCCGTGCGCCGCGTGATCGACGGTGACGACGCGGCAGCGATCGTCTACACATCGGGAACGACGGGACGTTCCAAGGGCGCGGTCCTCTCGCACAACAACTTCCTCGCCAACGGGGTGAACCTCGCGGCGTGCTGGCGCATAACGAGTGAGGACCGCTACCTCGCCGTCCTCCCGCTCTTCCACGTGCACGGGCTGGGGAATGGCGTCATCACCTGGCTCATCACCGGGTGCCGGATGCGGCTGGCGGAGCGCTTCGACGTGTCGCGCGCCGCCGAGCTTTTCGACGCGTTCCGGCCGACGCTCTTCTTTGGTGTCCCGACGGTGTACGTGCGTCTCCTCGAGCTCTCCCCCGACGTGGCGGCGCGCATCGGGGGGGCGATGCGCCTCTTCGTCTGCGGCTCGGCGCCGCTCCCGGCGGCGACGCTGGATGCATTCCGCGCGCGCTTCGGTCACACGATCCTCGAGCGCTACGGGATGAGCGAGACGCTGATGAACATTGGCAACCCGTACGCGATGGAGCGACGCCCCGGTTCGGTGGGGCTCCCCTTTCCCGGCGTCTCGACGCGCATCGTGCGCCCCGACGGCGCCTCGGTCGGTGTGGACGAGGTGGGGGAGTTGCTGGTGCGCGGCCCCAACGTGATTCGCCATTACTGGCGCCGCCTCGACGCCGACGCCGAGGCGTTCACGGACGGCTGGTTCCGCACGGGCGACCTGGCGATGCGCTCGGCCGACGGCTACTACACGCTGTGCGGGCGCCGATCGGACCTCATCATCTCGGGGGGATTCAACATCTACCCGCGGGAGATCGAGGAGGTGTTGCTGGAGAGCGCGGGAATAAGGGAGGCGGTGGTGGTGGGGGTGCCTGACGAGCGGCGCGGCGAACTCCCGGTGGCCTATGTCGTGGCCGACGACGACGCCGCGGTGGCGGCGCTGGACGCGACGTGCCGGCGGCTCCTGGCAAGCTTCAAGGTGCCGCGAGGCTACGTGCGTGTTGCCGCGCTCCCGCGCACGGCGTTAGGCAAGGTGCAGCGGCACCTCCTTCCGCCGTGGACATGA
- the ppk2 gene encoding polyphosphate kinase 2 produces the protein MSTNGKRPASKAVPAASAKGARTDATDRAGAAVKAKMTVGQQEPGKVESKASAKRRNGAKHGAGGKGARRPIRPGSTRKVETGDIAPSLSRSRIAEYAVGEAVEAARSSKATAVTDIISHTAPGNITELIDGLDAIMKGASIDDVEALRESIMSYGRQAEKTRSARADAELSEDWRSGGYPYKNLMSRKNYEKQKYGLQVELLKLQSWVKSTGQKVMILFEGRDAAGKGGSIKRFTEHLNPRGARVVALEKPSEVERGQWYFQRYVQHLPTAGEIVMFDRSWYNRAGVERVMGFCTPDEYTEFMRQCPEFERNLVRSGVHLIKFWFSVSREEQKRRFRERKSHPLKQWKLSPVDMASIDKWSEYTKAKEAMFFYTDTTDSPWTVLKSDCKKRARLNAMRYVLLKLPYAKKDLDAIGPLDPLLVGRASVVYERGEHNVTVPVL, from the coding sequence ATGAGCACCAACGGCAAGCGGCCCGCCTCGAAGGCTGTGCCAGCCGCCAGCGCGAAGGGCGCCAGGACCGACGCGACCGACCGCGCAGGCGCCGCCGTGAAGGCGAAGATGACGGTTGGCCAGCAAGAGCCGGGCAAGGTCGAATCCAAGGCGAGTGCGAAGCGACGCAACGGCGCGAAGCATGGCGCCGGCGGCAAGGGTGCGCGACGCCCCATTCGCCCAGGCAGCACGCGCAAGGTTGAAACCGGCGACATCGCGCCATCGCTCTCCCGCTCCCGCATTGCGGAGTATGCCGTAGGGGAGGCGGTGGAGGCCGCGCGGAGTTCGAAGGCGACGGCGGTGACCGACATCATCTCGCACACCGCGCCCGGGAACATCACGGAGCTGATCGACGGGCTCGACGCGATCATGAAGGGGGCATCGATCGACGACGTCGAGGCGCTGCGCGAATCGATCATGAGCTACGGGCGCCAGGCGGAGAAGACCCGCTCGGCGCGCGCGGACGCGGAGCTGTCGGAGGATTGGCGATCCGGCGGCTATCCGTACAAGAACCTGATGTCGCGCAAGAACTACGAGAAGCAGAAGTACGGGCTGCAGGTCGAGCTGCTCAAGCTGCAGTCGTGGGTCAAGTCGACCGGGCAGAAGGTGATGATCCTGTTCGAGGGGCGCGACGCCGCCGGCAAGGGGGGATCGATCAAGCGCTTCACCGAGCACCTCAATCCCCGCGGCGCGCGCGTGGTGGCGCTGGAGAAGCCGAGCGAGGTGGAGCGAGGGCAGTGGTACTTCCAGCGATATGTGCAGCACCTTCCCACCGCTGGCGAGATCGTGATGTTCGACCGGTCGTGGTACAACCGGGCGGGGGTGGAACGCGTGATGGGCTTCTGCACGCCTGACGAGTACACGGAGTTCATGCGGCAGTGTCCCGAGTTCGAGCGCAACCTGGTGCGCAGCGGGGTGCACCTCATCAAGTTCTGGTTCTCGGTGAGCCGCGAGGAGCAAAAGCGCCGTTTCCGCGAGCGCAAGTCGCATCCGCTCAAGCAGTGGAAGCTGTCGCCGGTCGACATGGCCTCGATCGACAAGTGGAGCGAGTACACCAAGGCGAAGGAAGCGATGTTCTTCTACACGGACACCACCGACTCGCCGTGGACCGTCCTCAAGTCGGACTGTAAGAAGCGCGCGCGCCTCAACGCCATGCGCTACGTCCTCCTCAAGCTGCCATACGCCAAGAAGGACCTGGACGCGATCGGTCCGCTGGACCCGCTCCTGGTGGGACGGGCGAGCGTGGTGTACGAACGCGGCGAGCACAACGTGACCGTCCCGGTGCTCTGA